The following proteins are co-located in the Acidobacteriota bacterium genome:
- a CDS encoding DUF3857 domain-containing protein, with translation MIGLRRTPATRARRRPAPPFLLAAILAALAPCCPAADDARPWEMAFFQATPDKLAEAARRLPSGDGAGVQILLHEMIYRVDHRNRVEQTTRWVYRILDREGVEGWSDLEADWSPWYQERPRVRARISNPDGKVHLLQPRDVLETSPPDDEEKTYSDDRVLSAPLPGVTVGSVVEEEIVGCDHQPYSPEGAFEGIQVTPGYLYGRLRIVVDLPEDLPFAFRICLLPPVQERRQTAGGRVRRTWEWDNLDPLGETETGLPPDIPRKPSFSFSTCPSWRGVASAYDALTRDLLASEAFAAIRKEVGELDPSAPEAAVRRVVDWVNGKVRYTGLELGERSIVPAGPAEVLRRGFGDCKDKSVLAVGILRRAGVPARLALLRTGPGEDIDPSLPGLANFDHVILVVPGPRPVWADPTEVIPRGGTLPRPDQGRWALVVAPETEALERTPQTRSSDNAVQETRDVVLADSGPGSVEEASSFSGDAEEVARESWEDVTDTGMAASLSDYLASEYRGGMFVEGHVSGAATPAEPLRVRFRLDRFGRSLTDDDTASLALLQGSALSWLPDELTAATPESRRNRYRVSVPHVFHLEYRIRPPAGFVLRTLPDDETRSFGTMRLERRFEPLADGRLRVTHRFDSGKAELTPAEFNETRAALRKWLDAPPLVLHFDHLGKKAFLEGNSAAAIAAYRRMAETEAGKAIHRLRLARALLRVGFGDAARDAALEATRLDPASAPAFSTLAWALQHDFMARRFAEGWDRDGAIRAYEKAIALPSDDTGQDLLDLAAVLEHDARGRPYAAPAADLERAANCYRHLPPDRLDDTARGGLALVLAHLGRFPELRELAGTMEGAEARDRLRLLAAAAEEGPEAAVREAAGIHPEASRRAALDFASGTLLQLRLYPAAARLAREAARGADDFLAREAMADQIARLVRSGFPTDAPRSPSDAARRYLAALPSLADTGDSLLRPLLTPGFLTDLTDRDAPDREAPPWADATLAGTGVCREVYTDICLSQPDFRVDGNDACGYIVEIGPDARFPSTVCCYVVRQGGRFAILGDSDHPAGIGFHVLDLLEAKRFEAARFWLDHHARSHPGNPFPARPLSPSPFHVFWDGDHPEDVFRMRMAAALIVQSGKRLGEAIGILEEGRAGCTNEIQRAAIDSALATLHAKIPDLPAMLRVSERLVQRYPDAEFAVLARVTALRFAKRPKEAETLLGEATRRNPSARLYRRLRFQVLADQERFDAAASAFDALQAAGEADAGTLNTRAWMACFQGRVTERDLEIARQAVSAWNRQGAIAPLHTLAALYAETGRGEEAMKVLGQVFTARQCTRPSPPDWYVIGRLAEHYGLGPAARDAYTRALEPPAGPWHPLSCSELARRHLRNLGKDSKGNTAVP, from the coding sequence GTGATCGGCCTTCGCCGTACCCCTGCAACCCGGGCCCGCCGGCGCCCCGCCCCCCCTTTCCTCCTCGCGGCGATCCTGGCGGCCCTGGCGCCCTGCTGCCCGGCGGCGGACGACGCCCGGCCGTGGGAGATGGCCTTTTTCCAGGCAACGCCCGACAAACTGGCCGAGGCGGCCCGCCGCCTCCCTTCCGGGGACGGCGCCGGTGTCCAGATCCTTCTGCACGAGATGATCTACCGGGTCGACCACCGGAACCGCGTCGAGCAGACCACCCGGTGGGTCTACCGCATCCTCGACCGCGAAGGCGTGGAGGGGTGGTCGGACCTCGAGGCGGACTGGTCCCCCTGGTACCAGGAACGCCCCCGGGTCCGGGCAAGGATCTCCAATCCGGACGGCAAGGTTCACCTCCTCCAGCCGAGGGACGTCCTGGAGACGTCCCCCCCCGACGACGAGGAGAAGACCTACTCCGACGACCGGGTCCTCAGCGCGCCGCTTCCCGGGGTCACCGTCGGGTCCGTGGTGGAGGAGGAGATCGTCGGCTGCGACCACCAGCCCTACTCCCCGGAGGGGGCCTTCGAGGGGATCCAGGTGACGCCGGGATACCTCTACGGGCGGCTGCGCATCGTGGTGGACCTCCCCGAGGACCTTCCCTTCGCCTTTCGGATCTGCCTCCTCCCCCCGGTGCAGGAGCGTCGGCAGACTGCCGGGGGCCGGGTCCGGCGGACCTGGGAGTGGGACAACCTCGACCCCCTCGGCGAGACCGAGACCGGTCTTCCGCCCGACATCCCCCGGAAGCCCTCCTTCTCCTTCTCCACCTGCCCGTCGTGGAGAGGGGTCGCCTCGGCCTACGACGCCCTGACGCGAGACCTGCTGGCGTCGGAGGCATTCGCCGCCATCCGGAAGGAGGTCGGCGAACTGGACCCGTCGGCCCCCGAGGCGGCCGTTCGCCGGGTCGTCGACTGGGTGAACGGGAAAGTCCGCTACACCGGGCTCGAGCTGGGCGAGCGGTCCATCGTCCCGGCGGGGCCCGCGGAGGTCCTCCGCCGCGGTTTCGGCGACTGCAAGGACAAGTCCGTCCTGGCGGTGGGAATCCTGCGCCGGGCGGGGGTCCCGGCGCGGCTGGCCCTGCTCCGGACCGGGCCCGGCGAAGACATCGACCCGTCGCTCCCCGGCCTGGCGAACTTCGACCACGTCATCCTGGTGGTCCCCGGTCCCCGGCCCGTGTGGGCCGACCCGACCGAAGTCATCCCGCGGGGGGGGACCCTCCCGCGACCCGACCAGGGACGGTGGGCGCTGGTGGTGGCCCCGGAGACGGAAGCCCTCGAGCGGACCCCGCAGACCCGGTCTTCGGACAACGCGGTCCAGGAAACCCGTGACGTCGTCCTGGCCGACTCCGGGCCCGGTTCCGTCGAGGAGGCGTCGTCCTTTTCCGGGGACGCGGAGGAGGTCGCCCGGGAATCCTGGGAAGACGTGACGGACACCGGGATGGCCGCGTCCCTGTCGGACTACCTGGCGTCGGAGTACCGGGGGGGAATGTTCGTCGAGGGTCACGTCTCGGGGGCGGCAACCCCCGCCGAACCGCTGAGGGTCCGTTTCCGGCTCGACCGCTTCGGGCGTTCCCTCACCGATGACGACACGGCTTCCCTGGCACTCCTGCAGGGGTCGGCCCTGTCCTGGCTGCCGGACGAACTCACCGCCGCCACCCCGGAATCGCGGCGAAACCGGTACCGCGTTTCCGTCCCCCACGTGTTCCACCTCGAATACCGGATCCGACCGCCCGCCGGCTTCGTGCTGCGCACCCTCCCCGACGACGAGACCCGGTCCTTCGGCACCATGCGTCTCGAGCGGCGTTTCGAGCCCCTGGCGGACGGCCGACTCCGGGTCACCCACCGGTTCGACTCCGGCAAGGCCGAACTCACCCCGGCGGAGTTCAACGAGACCCGTGCCGCCCTGCGGAAGTGGCTCGATGCCCCACCGCTCGTCCTCCATTTCGACCACCTCGGGAAGAAAGCCTTTCTCGAAGGGAACAGCGCCGCCGCCATCGCCGCCTACCGCCGGATGGCGGAAACCGAAGCCGGAAAGGCGATCCACCGGCTACGGCTGGCCCGGGCGCTCCTCCGGGTCGGGTTCGGGGACGCGGCCCGGGACGCCGCCCTCGAAGCCACCCGTCTCGACCCGGCGAGCGCCCCGGCCTTCTCGACCCTCGCCTGGGCCCTCCAGCACGACTTCATGGCCCGGCGGTTCGCGGAGGGCTGGGACCGCGACGGGGCCATCCGGGCTTACGAGAAGGCCATCGCCCTGCCCTCCGACGACACCGGGCAGGACCTCCTCGATCTCGCCGCCGTCCTGGAGCACGACGCCCGGGGCCGGCCCTATGCCGCGCCGGCAGCCGACCTGGAACGGGCGGCGAACTGCTACCGCCACCTCCCCCCCGACCGGCTGGACGACACGGCCCGTGGCGGTCTCGCCCTCGTCCTGGCCCACCTGGGGCGTTTCCCCGAGCTTCGGGAACTGGCCGGAACCATGGAGGGCGCGGAGGCCCGGGACCGGCTCCGCCTCCTGGCCGCAGCCGCCGAGGAAGGACCGGAAGCCGCCGTCCGCGAGGCGGCGGGGATCCACCCGGAAGCGAGCCGGCGGGCAGCGCTGGACTTCGCCTCCGGGACCCTCCTGCAACTCCGGCTCTATCCCGCCGCCGCCCGCCTGGCCCGGGAGGCCGCGCGCGGGGCGGACGATTTTCTCGCCCGGGAGGCCATGGCGGACCAGATCGCCCGCCTGGTGCGCTCCGGGTTTCCGACGGACGCCCCCCGTTCCCCGTCCGACGCCGCCCGCCGCTACCTGGCGGCGCTCCCGTCCCTCGCCGACACCGGCGACTCCCTTCTGCGGCCCCTGCTCACCCCCGGTTTCCTCACCGACCTCACCGACCGGGACGCCCCGGATCGCGAAGCCCCCCCCTGGGCCGACGCGACCCTGGCCGGGACGGGGGTCTGCCGCGAGGTGTACACCGACATCTGCCTGTCTCAGCCCGATTTCCGGGTCGACGGGAACGACGCGTGCGGCTACATCGTGGAGATCGGCCCCGACGCCCGGTTCCCCTCGACGGTCTGCTGCTACGTCGTCCGGCAGGGGGGACGATTCGCCATCCTGGGCGATTCCGATCACCCGGCGGGGATCGGGTTCCACGTCCTCGACCTCCTCGAGGCGAAGCGCTTCGAAGCGGCCCGGTTCTGGCTGGATCACCATGCCAGGAGCCACCCCGGGAACCCCTTTCCGGCCCGGCCGCTCAGCCCGTCTCCCTTTCACGTCTTCTGGGACGGCGACCACCCGGAGGACGTCTTCCGGATGCGGATGGCCGCAGCCCTGATCGTGCAGAGCGGGAAACGGCTGGGGGAGGCCATCGGGATCCTGGAGGAGGGGAGGGCGGGCTGCACGAACGAGATTCAGCGGGCCGCCATCGATTCGGCACTGGCGACCCTCCACGCCAAAATCCCCGACCTTCCCGCGATGCTGCGCGTCTCCGAACGCCTGGTGCAACGCTATCCCGACGCGGAGTTCGCGGTCCTGGCGCGGGTGACGGCCCTCCGCTTCGCGAAGCGGCCGAAGGAGGCCGAGACGCTGCTGGGCGAAGCCACGCGGCGAAACCCCTCCGCGAGGCTCTATCGCCGGCTCCGCTTCCAGGTTCTCGCCGACCAGGAGCGTTTCGACGCGGCGGCTTCCGCGTTCGACGCCCTCCAGGCCGCCGGGGAAGCGGACGCCGGGACCCTGAACACCCGCGCGTGGATGGCCTGCTTCCAGGGCCGCGTGACGGAGCGCGACCTGGAGATCGCCCGGCAGGCGGTGTCGGCGTGGAACCGGCAGGGCGCCATCGCCCCCCTGCACACCCTCGCCGCGCTCTACGCGGAGACGGGGAGGGGCGAGGAGGCGATGAAAGTCCTCGGGCAGGTCTTCACGGCCCGCCAGTGCACCCGGCCGTCCCCGCCGGACTGGTACGTCATCGGCCGCCTCGCCGAGCACTACGGTCTCGGCCCGGCCGCCCGAGACGCCTACACCCGGGCCCTGGAACCCCCGGCGGGGCCCTGGCACCCCCTGTCCTGCTCCGAGCTGGCCCGGCGCCACCTTCGCAACCTGGGGAAAGACTCCAAAGGGAACACCGCGGTCCCCTGA
- a CDS encoding rod shape-determining protein, whose product MKEKTGRKVLFIGIDLGTSRSAVSAGNGTRAWTESYVGWPKDFISAKVLGKKVLFGADALEHRLSLDLYRPLERGVIKEGLERNEEAVRELIRYLVEMTKPEEGHYIQAIVGVPADTLKTNKLAIRKAVQEYVHALMVVSEPFAVAYSLDLLDNAMVIDIGAGTVDFCIMHGSIPGEGDQKTILTAGDYVDEQLFGYLQEKFPRSTFTLNMVRQFKEQYGFVGKPEGRVEVDLPVDGKPVKHDITEELRRACESIMPAIIDTAYQMIARFDAEFQNRVKNNIVVAGGMSQIRGIAPCIAEGLKELGKCKVTTVAEPLFAGADGGLQLAQDMPDHYWERLHA is encoded by the coding sequence ATGAAAGAAAAGACCGGAAGGAAAGTGCTCTTCATCGGCATCGACCTCGGCACCTCGCGCAGCGCCGTTTCGGCCGGCAACGGGACCCGGGCCTGGACGGAGAGCTACGTGGGATGGCCCAAGGACTTCATCTCGGCGAAGGTCCTGGGCAAGAAGGTGCTGTTCGGTGCGGATGCCCTGGAGCACCGCCTCTCCCTCGACCTCTACCGCCCGCTGGAACGGGGCGTGATCAAGGAGGGGCTCGAGCGGAACGAGGAGGCCGTCCGGGAACTGATCCGCTACCTGGTGGAGATGACCAAGCCCGAGGAAGGGCATTACATCCAGGCCATCGTCGGCGTTCCGGCCGACACCCTCAAAACCAACAAACTGGCCATCCGGAAGGCGGTCCAGGAGTACGTGCACGCCCTGATGGTGGTCTCCGAGCCCTTCGCCGTGGCCTACAGCCTCGACCTGCTGGACAACGCCATGGTCATCGACATCGGCGCCGGGACGGTGGACTTCTGCATCATGCACGGGTCCATCCCCGGCGAGGGCGACCAGAAGACCATCCTGACCGCCGGCGACTACGTCGACGAGCAGCTCTTCGGCTACCTCCAGGAGAAGTTCCCCCGCTCCACCTTCACCCTGAACATGGTGCGGCAGTTCAAGGAGCAGTACGGCTTCGTCGGCAAGCCCGAGGGGCGGGTCGAGGTGGACCTGCCCGTGGACGGCAAGCCGGTGAAGCACGACATCACCGAGGAACTGCGGCGGGCCTGCGAGAGCATCATGCCGGCCATCATCGACACGGCCTACCAGATGATCGCCCGCTTCGACGCGGAGTTTCAGAACCGGGTCAAGAACAACATCGTGGTGGCCGGCGGGATGAGCCAGATCCGCGGCATCGCCCCCTGCATCGCCGAGGGGCTCAAGGAACTCGGCAAGTGCAAGGTGACCACCGTCGCCGAGCCGCTTTTCGCCGGCGCCGACGGCGGCCTCCAACTGGCCCAGGACATGCCCGATCACTACTGGGAGCGGCTTCACGCCTGA
- the gluQRS gene encoding tRNA glutamyl-Q(34) synthetase GluQRS yields the protein MPRGRFAPTPSGPLHFGSVLAAAASFLDARASGGEWLVRIDDIDTPRNVPGAADAILRTLERLGLAWDGEVLHQSRRREAYREAFEALRAAGALYPCGCSRKAIGEGRGRGVDNTPVYPGTCKFNPPPDGARLAWRFAVPGGRLGFTDRVQGAVEHDLERDLGDFVVRRADGFPAYPLAVAVDDAFQGVTHAVRGSDLLGSVTRQVLLCRALGLAEPVFAHIPVAVDGRGDKLSKQTGARGIDGVPPGRVLVEALAFLGQDPPRDLAGAPPAEVLAWAQPSWDLSRVPRFHMIKWKDFAESL from the coding sequence GTGCCGCGCGGCCGCTTCGCGCCGACGCCGAGCGGGCCCCTCCACTTCGGCTCGGTCCTGGCGGCGGCGGCCAGTTTCCTGGACGCCCGCGCGTCGGGCGGGGAATGGCTCGTCCGCATCGACGACATCGACACCCCGCGGAACGTCCCCGGGGCGGCGGACGCCATCCTGCGAACCCTGGAGCGGCTCGGCCTGGCCTGGGACGGGGAGGTCCTCCACCAGAGCCGCCGGCGGGAGGCCTACCGGGAGGCCTTCGAGGCGCTCCGCGCCGCCGGTGCGCTCTACCCTTGCGGCTGTTCACGCAAAGCCATCGGCGAGGGACGGGGGCGCGGCGTGGACAACACCCCCGTCTACCCCGGCACCTGCAAGTTCAACCCGCCTCCTGACGGGGCCCGGCTCGCCTGGCGCTTCGCCGTGCCGGGCGGGCGGCTTGGCTTCACGGACCGGGTCCAGGGGGCCGTGGAGCACGACCTGGAGCGGGACCTCGGCGATTTTGTCGTCCGGCGCGCGGACGGCTTCCCGGCCTACCCCTTGGCAGTGGCCGTGGACGACGCCTTCCAGGGGGTCACACACGCGGTTCGGGGGAGCGACCTGCTGGGGTCGGTGACGCGGCAGGTGCTTCTCTGCCGGGCGCTGGGCCTGGCGGAGCCGGTGTTCGCCCACATCCCGGTGGCTGTGGACGGCCGCGGAGACAAGCTCAGCAAGCAGACCGGCGCCCGGGGGATCGACGGCGTCCCGCCGGGGCGGGTCCTCGTCGAGGCGCTGGCCTTCCTCGGCCAGGATCCGCCGCGGGACCTCGCCGGCGCCCCGCCGGCAGAGGTTCTCGCCTGGGCACAGCCCTCTTGGGACCTCTCCCGTGTTCCCCGCTTTCACATGATCAAATGGAAGGATTTTGCCGAATCCCTATGA
- a CDS encoding adenosine deaminase family protein, which yields MRLTPDMIRRLPKCDLHLHLDGSLRIDSLIEMARKENVKLPSYTADGLRETVFRESYADLTEYLQGFQYTVAVLQNAENLERAAYELMEDNLKEGCRYIEVRFAPQLHVHDDLSWEDILGAVDRGLRRARDQFNTGTEGVRAGIEPPCEYGIIVCAMRKFEPFYSAYYQRLFDVFRFATPKEIFRHASLELARAVVSIRDRLGLPIVGFDLAGDESGWPAIDHREAFQFVHKNFMKKTVHAGEAFGPQSIFQAITELYADRIGHGSHLYHFEMIPNGTEADRAEYVERLGQFIADGRVTIEVCLSSNLQTDPGLGDLSRHPFGEMKRRRLSYTLGTDNRLVSSTDTCRELTLALRHFEFTRADLRNMLIYGFKRSFYPGPYTEKRQYVRKVINYYEHLERTCFPPSGDDPVVTA from the coding sequence ATGCGCCTCACCCCCGACATGATCCGAAGGCTTCCGAAGTGCGATCTCCACCTCCACCTGGACGGTTCCCTGCGGATCGACTCCCTGATCGAGATGGCCCGGAAGGAAAACGTGAAACTCCCCTCCTACACCGCCGACGGGCTCCGGGAAACGGTCTTCCGCGAGTCCTACGCCGACCTCACCGAGTATCTCCAGGGTTTCCAGTACACCGTCGCCGTCCTCCAGAACGCGGAGAACCTCGAGCGCGCCGCGTACGAACTGATGGAGGACAACCTGAAGGAGGGCTGCCGGTACATCGAGGTCCGTTTCGCCCCGCAGCTTCACGTGCACGACGACCTCTCGTGGGAGGACATCCTCGGCGCCGTGGACCGCGGCCTCCGCCGGGCCCGTGACCAGTTCAACACCGGCACGGAAGGCGTCCGCGCCGGCATCGAGCCGCCGTGCGAATACGGCATCATCGTCTGCGCCATGCGCAAGTTCGAGCCCTTTTACTCCGCCTACTACCAGCGCCTGTTCGACGTGTTCCGGTTCGCGACCCCCAAGGAGATCTTCCGGCACGCTTCCCTGGAGCTGGCCCGGGCCGTGGTGAGCATCCGGGACCGGCTGGGCCTGCCCATCGTGGGGTTCGACCTGGCGGGCGACGAGAGCGGCTGGCCGGCAATCGACCACCGGGAGGCCTTCCAGTTCGTTCACAAGAACTTCATGAAAAAGACGGTGCACGCCGGCGAGGCCTTCGGCCCCCAGAGCATCTTCCAGGCCATCACCGAACTCTACGCCGACCGCATCGGGCACGGCAGCCACCTCTACCACTTCGAGATGATCCCCAACGGCACGGAAGCGGACCGGGCCGAGTACGTCGAACGCCTCGGCCAGTTCATCGCGGACGGTCGGGTCACCATCGAGGTCTGCCTCTCGAGCAACCTCCAGACCGACCCCGGCCTGGGAGACCTCTCCCGCCACCCCTTCGGCGAGATGAAACGCCGCAGACTCAGCTACACCCTGGGCACGGACAACCGCCTGGTCTCCAGCACCGACACCTGCCGGGAGCTGACCCTGGCCCTCCGCCACTTCGAGTTCACCCGGGCAGACCTGCGGAACATGCTCATCTACGGCTTCAAGCGCAGCTTCTACCCCGGGCCCTACACCGAGAAGCGGCAGTACGTCCGGAAGGTGATCAACTACTACGAGCACCTCGAGCGGACCTGTTTCCCCCCCTCGGGCGACGACCCGGTCGTGACGGCCTGA
- a CDS encoding peroxiredoxin gives MILVLALAAATLPAASTLLKPGDPAPAFSLKDGEGKTHTLAGYKGQVVALYFYPKDDTPGCTAQACNLRDNWARLKERGVVVLGVSFDGAASHKAFAAKYNLPFPLLSDTGKSLASACGIGGTPYARRVTFLVGPDGRVLDVIDPVTPSDHAAQILAALDKAGR, from the coding sequence ATGATCCTGGTCCTGGCCCTCGCGGCGGCGACCCTGCCGGCCGCTTCCACCCTTCTGAAACCGGGCGACCCCGCCCCCGCCTTCTCCCTGAAGGACGGGGAGGGCAAGACCCACACCCTGGCCGGCTACAAGGGCCAGGTGGTGGCCCTCTACTTCTACCCCAAGGACGACACGCCCGGCTGCACCGCCCAGGCCTGCAACCTGCGGGACAACTGGGCCCGCCTGAAGGAGCGCGGGGTCGTGGTGCTCGGCGTCAGCTTCGACGGCGCGGCCTCGCACAAGGCCTTCGCCGCGAAATACAACCTGCCGTTCCCCCTGCTCTCGGACACCGGGAAGTCCCTGGCCTCGGCGTGCGGGATCGGCGGCACCCCCTACGCCCGCCGGGTGACCTTCCTGGTGGGGCCCGACGGACGCGTCCTCGACGTCATCGACCCGGTGACGCCCTCGGACCATGCCGCCCAGATCCTCGCGGCCCTGGACAAGGCGGGGAGGTGA
- a CDS encoding N-acetylmuramoyl-L-alanine amidase, which produces MLPGNGARKRTKILRGVLDQNRQILGLDPVPRRNRSRVWIVSGAGCALFAGMFLLLHSSVNSPSAAPAPAVSAHFPGPPAPPPGPPSVTANQPPVPSSPGSFTVALSPSDYLALAMTRALPVRRVLGLGVKTIMIDAGHGGKATGTTGREGTHEKDITLDIARRLQQRLDSDTRYRILVTRDTDRDCSLRERVELANAQKADLFISIHVNSLPQHSVNIVETYFFGPTTDRDTLRLAAAENQDSDYAISDFDAVVGRIANRLKFEESSRMAHVVHQSIFSGMGAQNPSLRDCGVKRAPFVILLGVDMPGILVEVSCMSNREEERKLRDPGYRERIAGFIEQGIINYLNQRSGS; this is translated from the coding sequence ATGCTCCCCGGAAACGGTGCCCGAAAGCGCACCAAGATCCTCAGAGGCGTCCTGGACCAGAATCGCCAGATTCTCGGGCTGGACCCTGTCCCGAGGCGCAACCGGAGCCGGGTCTGGATCGTGTCGGGCGCCGGCTGCGCCCTCTTCGCGGGGATGTTCCTGCTGCTCCATTCCTCCGTCAACAGCCCATCCGCCGCCCCGGCCCCGGCGGTTTCCGCACACTTCCCCGGGCCTCCCGCCCCTCCCCCGGGCCCTCCCTCCGTCACCGCCAACCAGCCGCCGGTCCCCTCGTCCCCGGGCTCGTTCACCGTGGCGCTCTCCCCTTCCGACTACCTGGCCCTGGCCATGACCCGGGCGCTTCCCGTCCGGCGCGTCCTCGGCCTGGGGGTGAAGACCATCATGATCGACGCGGGGCACGGGGGGAAGGCAACGGGGACCACCGGCCGGGAGGGGACCCACGAGAAGGATATCACCCTCGACATCGCCCGGAGGCTCCAACAGCGTCTGGACAGCGACACGCGCTACCGCATCCTCGTCACGCGCGACACGGACCGGGACTGCTCCCTCCGGGAGCGGGTCGAGTTGGCCAACGCCCAGAAGGCCGACCTCTTTATCTCCATCCACGTCAACTCGCTTCCCCAGCACTCGGTGAACATCGTCGAAACCTACTTCTTCGGACCCACCACCGACCGGGACACCCTCCGGCTCGCCGCGGCTGAAAACCAGGATTCCGATTACGCCATCAGCGACTTCGACGCGGTCGTCGGCCGGATCGCCAACCGGTTGAAGTTCGAGGAGTCGAGCCGGATGGCACACGTCGTCCACCAGTCGATCTTCAGCGGGATGGGGGCCCAGAACCCCTCCCTGCGGGACTGCGGGGTCAAGCGGGCCCCCTTCGTGATCCTGCTGGGCGTGGACATGCCGGGGATCCTGGTGGAGGTCTCGTGCATGAGCAACCGCGAGGAGGAACGCAAGCTCCGCGACCCCGGGTACCGGGAACGCATCGCCGGCTTCATCGAGCAGGGCATCATCAATTACCTCAATCAAAGGAGCGGATCATGA
- a CDS encoding transposase, translated as MDEHDTETGRLDSQSEPGDGGLSPHWPHAPLHLLKENGTYMVTAGTYGKILHFTGSERLDLFQEALLRWAHSYSWCLEAWAIFPNHYHFVAQSPEGGGGSLSGMLGKLHSETSRRINRLDGIRGRKVWHNFFETLILFEKSYFARLHYVHANPVHHRLVTSAARYPWCSAAWFEREATPSQVKTIYSFRINQLDIPDDF; from the coding sequence ATGGACGAGCATGACACCGAAACCGGACGTCTCGATTCCCAGAGCGAGCCGGGGGACGGCGGCCTCTCCCCTCACTGGCCTCACGCTCCCCTCCACCTCCTTAAGGAGAACGGGACCTACATGGTCACGGCGGGAACCTATGGGAAAATCCTGCATTTCACCGGGAGCGAACGCCTGGATCTCTTTCAGGAAGCGCTGTTGCGCTGGGCCCATTCATACAGTTGGTGCCTGGAGGCCTGGGCGATCTTTCCGAACCACTACCACTTCGTGGCCCAGTCCCCCGAGGGCGGCGGTGGTTCGCTGTCCGGGATGCTGGGGAAACTCCACAGCGAAACATCCCGACGAATCAATCGTTTGGACGGTATCCGCGGAAGGAAGGTCTGGCACAATTTTTTCGAAACCCTGATCCTTTTCGAGAAGAGCTATTTTGCCAGGCTGCATTACGTCCACGCCAACCCCGTTCACCATCGACTGGTCACATCGGCGGCGCGATACCCCTGGTGTTCCGCCGCCTGGTTCGAACGCGAGGCCACGCCCAGCCAAGTGAAAACGATCTATTCATTCCGGATTAACCAACTGGATATCCCTGACGACTTCTGA
- a CDS encoding tetratricopeptide repeat protein — protein sequence MRFARLLITVSALTVLALAIFTFSGQGASTMLVRGKVFDAATKAPIVGAEITFKDIDQGKIIKIKTDKNGQYMQRLQWGNYKAFVKVEGYQPREEPRVAKPEGTDETNLDFELYSGTGYIASELTKEEREKLMREEEERKKKEKLTAELKAFFDEAMTLKQNKDYNGAVDKLNQALALEPAQPVVLGQIANCYDLAGDTDKAIDAYKKAIEASPKDGALRTNLGTLYHKKGMVDEAQKVFLEAVAVDPLRADVNNYNVGVLMLNSNKMDEALDAFSKCIEANPKYAAAYYQKSMCLLNKGDAKGSLEMLETYLKMEPAGPFSQSAKDLLPEVKKMVN from the coding sequence ATGAGATTCGCACGATTGCTGATCACCGTGTCCGCTTTGACGGTCCTGGCCCTGGCGATTTTCACCTTCTCCGGCCAGGGGGCGTCCACCATGCTGGTCCGGGGCAAAGTGTTCGACGCGGCCACCAAGGCGCCCATCGTGGGGGCCGAGATCACGTTCAAGGACATCGACCAGGGCAAGATCATCAAGATCAAGACCGACAAGAACGGCCAGTACATGCAGCGGCTCCAGTGGGGCAACTACAAGGCGTTCGTCAAGGTCGAGGGCTACCAGCCCCGGGAGGAGCCCCGGGTGGCGAAGCCCGAGGGCACCGACGAAACCAACCTCGACTTCGAGCTGTACTCCGGCACCGGCTACATCGCCTCGGAGCTGACCAAGGAAGAGCGCGAGAAGCTGATGCGCGAGGAAGAGGAGCGAAAGAAGAAGGAAAAGCTCACGGCGGAACTGAAGGCTTTCTTCGACGAGGCCATGACCCTCAAGCAGAACAAGGACTACAATGGCGCCGTCGACAAGCTGAACCAGGCCCTGGCCCTCGAGCCCGCCCAGCCGGTGGTGCTGGGCCAGATCGCCAACTGCTACGACCTGGCCGGCGATACCGACAAGGCGATCGACGCCTACAAGAAGGCCATCGAGGCCTCCCCCAAGGACGGCGCGCTCCGCACCAACCTGGGCACGCTCTACCACAAGAAAGGGATGGTGGACGAGGCCCAGAAGGTTTTCCTGGAAGCCGTGGCGGTGGACCCGCTCCGGGCCGATGTCAACAACTACAACGTGGGCGTCCTGATGCTCAACAGCAACAAGATGGACGAAGCCCTCGACGCCTTCAGCAAGTGCATCGAGGCCAACCCCAAGTACGCGGCCGCCTACTACCAGAAATCCATGTGCCTGCTCAACAAGGGGGACGCCAAGGGCTCCCTCGAGATGCTGGAAACCTACCTGAAGATGGAACCTGCCGGCCCCTTTTCCCAGAGCGCCAAGGACCTGCTTCCCGAAGTCAAGAAGATGGTGAACTGA